A stretch of the Desulfuromonas sp. TF genome encodes the following:
- the recN gene encoding DNA repair protein RecN: MLTDLIITNFAIIDRLHVTFGSGFNILTGETGAGKSIIIDAVGLLLGDRARPDLIRTGEETATVEALLDISHQSGLRRELAEAGFEEGDEMVIKRVVSRSGKNRIYLNGSLATLAQLQGWAGRLMNIYGQHEHQSLQRPDTHLFLLDRFAGLEEVLETYRRHYREARQLTERLKQLEEAERERQQRLDLLTYQSREIAESALRSGEDEELTAERLRLQNVERLAAAARGGYDILYGEEGAVNERVEAVAAGLEGVAAVEPLLGQLAETTRSSLYALEDVAMQLRDYAGRLAFEPGRQNEVEERLALLARLKRKYAPTLEGIIEYQSSIDREIEDLSDLDAARTGVRKKLEEVRAKLVESGTVLSRLRREGGGELCRRVEAELKDLAMPRARFEVRLTPLSEPGSRGLEQGEFFLAPNPGEEPKPLARIASGGELSRIMLALKRAAPEGDTVSTLIFDEVDAGIGGVAATAVGEKLRDVASGRQVLCITHLPQVAAFADRHYRVEKREEDGRTITALTLLSGEERTREMARMLGGARVTERTLEHARELIDLSGRTIAQGEIP, from the coding sequence ATGCTGACCGATCTCATCATCACCAATTTCGCCATCATCGACCGGCTTCATGTCACGTTCGGCTCGGGATTCAACATCCTGACCGGGGAAACGGGCGCGGGGAAATCGATCATCATCGATGCCGTGGGGCTTCTTCTCGGAGACCGGGCCCGGCCGGACCTCATCCGGACCGGCGAGGAGACAGCGACCGTCGAGGCGCTGTTGGACATCTCTCATCAGTCCGGGCTGCGCCGGGAACTGGCGGAGGCCGGGTTCGAAGAGGGTGACGAGATGGTAATCAAGAGGGTGGTCAGCCGTTCGGGAAAAAACCGCATCTATCTCAATGGTTCTCTGGCTACCCTTGCTCAGCTCCAGGGCTGGGCCGGCAGGCTGATGAACATCTATGGGCAGCACGAGCATCAGAGTCTCCAGCGGCCCGATACCCACCTGTTCCTTCTGGACCGATTTGCGGGTCTGGAAGAGGTTCTCGAGACCTATCGGAGGCATTACCGGGAAGCCAGGCAGCTGACAGAGAGGCTGAAGCAGTTGGAAGAGGCCGAACGTGAGCGGCAGCAGCGCCTTGACCTGCTGACCTATCAGAGCCGGGAGATCGCTGAGTCTGCTCTGCGGTCCGGCGAAGATGAGGAACTGACGGCCGAGCGCCTGCGACTTCAGAATGTCGAACGTCTCGCCGCCGCCGCCCGGGGAGGGTATGACATCCTCTACGGGGAGGAGGGCGCGGTCAACGAACGCGTGGAGGCTGTCGCCGCCGGTCTGGAGGGGGTGGCTGCCGTCGAGCCTCTGCTGGGACAGCTGGCCGAGACGACCCGCAGCTCTCTGTATGCCCTGGAGGATGTGGCGATGCAGCTGCGGGATTACGCCGGCAGGCTCGCTTTCGAACCGGGGCGCCAGAACGAGGTGGAGGAGCGGCTGGCTCTGCTTGCCCGATTGAAGCGCAAATACGCCCCGACCCTGGAAGGAATCATCGAATACCAGAGTTCCATCGACCGGGAGATCGAGGATCTCAGCGATCTCGATGCCGCCAGAACCGGGGTGCGGAAAAAATTAGAGGAGGTACGGGCGAAACTGGTCGAGAGCGGAACCGTCCTCTCCCGCCTGCGCCGGGAAGGGGGAGGGGAACTGTGCCGCAGGGTGGAAGCGGAGCTCAAGGATCTGGCCATGCCAAGAGCCCGCTTCGAGGTGCGTCTCACACCCCTTTCCGAACCGGGCTCCCGCGGTCTCGAACAGGGCGAATTCTTTCTCGCTCCCAATCCGGGCGAAGAGCCCAAGCCACTTGCCCGAATCGCTTCGGGGGGCGAATTGTCACGTATCATGCTGGCCCTCAAGCGGGCCGCTCCGGAAGGCGATACTGTTTCGACTCTGATCTTTGACGAAGTCGATGCCGGCATCGGCGGCGTCGCCGCCACAGCCGTAGGTGAGAAATTGCGCGACGTGGCCTCCGGCCGGCAGGTCCTCTGCATTACCCATCTTCCCCAGGTGGCTGCCTTTGCCGATAGGCATTACCGGGTGGAGAAGCGGGAGGAAGATGGGCGCACCATCACTGCTCTGACCCTGCTGTCGGGGGAGGAGCGGACCCGGGAGATGGCCAGGATGCTCGGCGGTGCCCGCGTCACCGAGCGCACCCTGGAACACGCCCGCGAACTGATCGACCTCTCCGGTCGCACCATTGCCCAAGGGGAAATACCATGA
- a CDS encoding NAD(+)/NADH kinase translates to MKRIGIYAKKNHPDAIALAGEITSWLESKGMEVFPEADLAANMEGVRGYPGKSIPAMVDLIIVLGGDGTLISVARQVGNLKTPILGVNLGSLGFLTEVTLDELYPVLEQVVRREFTTTSRMMLEAIVRRGGEEINRYQVLNDVVINKGALARIIDMEAWVDENYLTTFKADGLIIASPTGSTAYNLAAGGPIIYPGLQCLVISPICPHTLTHRPIIVSGGAVIRIEVKFQDEDVVFTADGQVGMPLHGGDVVEVRKSENSTQLVRSPFKDYFQVLRTKLRWGER, encoded by the coding sequence ATGAAACGTATCGGCATTTATGCCAAAAAGAACCACCCGGATGCGATCGCCCTGGCCGGTGAAATTACCTCCTGGCTGGAGTCGAAAGGGATGGAGGTCTTTCCCGAAGCGGATCTGGCCGCTAACATGGAAGGGGTCCGGGGATATCCCGGCAAGTCGATTCCGGCCATGGTCGATCTGATCATCGTGCTCGGAGGCGACGGAACTCTGATTTCCGTTGCCCGACAGGTCGGAAATCTGAAAACCCCGATCCTGGGGGTCAATCTCGGCAGCCTCGGTTTTCTTACCGAGGTCACCCTGGATGAGCTCTACCCCGTGCTCGAACAGGTGGTGCGGAGAGAATTCACCACAACCAGCCGGATGATGCTCGAGGCGATTGTCCGGCGAGGGGGGGAGGAAATCAACCGCTATCAGGTGCTCAATGACGTGGTGATCAACAAGGGGGCCCTCGCCCGGATCATCGACATGGAAGCCTGGGTGGACGAGAATTATCTGACGACGTTCAAGGCCGACGGTCTAATCATCGCCTCTCCCACCGGATCGACGGCGTATAACCTGGCCGCCGGCGGCCCCATCATCTATCCCGGTCTTCAGTGCCTCGTGATTTCCCCCATCTGTCCCCATACTCTGACCCATCGCCCCATCATCGTCTCCGGCGGAGCGGTCATCCGGATCGAGGTCAAATTCCAGGATGAAGACGTGGTCTTTACCGCCGACGGTCAGGTGGGGATGCCTCTGCATGGGGGAGACGTGGTGGAGGTCCGCAAGTCCGAAAACAGCACACAACTTGTCAGAAGTCCTTTCAAGGACTACTTTCAGGTGCTGCGCACCAAGCTCCGGTGGGGCGAGAGATAG
- a CDS encoding replication-associated recombination protein A has protein sequence MDLFEQSSSPREDAPLAERMRPRTLDEVVGQRHLLGEGKLLRRLIETDQLSSVIFWGPPGTGKTTLAQVIAASTRSRFVSFSAVMQGVKEIREMVAKAREERAFHGRKTLLFVDEIHRFNKAQQDAFLPHVERGDIILIGATTENPSFEVNSALLSRSRVFVLHPLEAADIRILLERAMNHPSGLGGRGLEVDDEAIDRLSAQSDGDARIALNTLEIAAATVEGKTIGVETVQEALQKKALLYDKGAEEHYNVISAFIKSMRGSDPDGALYWLARMIEAGEDPLFIARRMVIFASEDVGNADPRALQIAVAVQQAVHFVGLPEGRISLAQAVTYLATAPKSNASYLGIDEALREVRKSGALPVPLHIRNAPTRLMKDLGYGKDYRYAHDYDEGYVPQLHLPERLRGRRFYRPTSHGYEKMIGERQRLREERRQEVPGGGREPAGEDT, from the coding sequence ATGGACCTTTTCGAACAGAGCTCGTCCCCCCGGGAAGACGCCCCCCTCGCGGAACGCATGAGACCGCGCACCCTCGATGAGGTCGTCGGCCAGCGACATCTCCTCGGAGAGGGGAAGCTGCTGCGCCGCCTCATCGAGACCGATCAGCTCTCCTCGGTCATCTTCTGGGGGCCGCCCGGAACGGGCAAGACGACCCTGGCGCAGGTCATCGCCGCCTCGACCCGAAGCCGCTTCGTTTCCTTCTCGGCGGTCATGCAGGGGGTCAAGGAGATCCGCGAGATGGTCGCCAAGGCCCGGGAAGAGAGAGCCTTCCATGGCCGCAAGACCCTCCTTTTCGTCGATGAGATTCACCGCTTCAACAAAGCCCAGCAGGATGCCTTTCTTCCCCATGTTGAGAGGGGCGACATCATCCTGATCGGCGCCACCACGGAGAACCCCTCTTTCGAGGTCAACTCCGCCCTCCTCTCCCGCTCCCGGGTTTTCGTTCTGCACCCCCTCGAGGCTGCGGATATCCGGATTCTCCTCGAGAGGGCGATGAATCATCCCAGCGGCCTGGGCGGCCGCGGCCTTGAGGTGGACGACGAGGCCATCGACCGTCTCTCCGCCCAATCCGACGGCGATGCGCGCATCGCCCTCAACACTCTTGAGATAGCGGCCGCCACGGTCGAAGGAAAGACGATTGGCGTGGAAACGGTCCAGGAAGCGCTTCAGAAAAAGGCGCTGCTTTACGACAAGGGAGCCGAGGAGCATTACAACGTCATCAGCGCCTTCATCAAGAGCATGCGAGGCTCCGACCCTGACGGCGCGCTGTACTGGCTGGCGCGGATGATCGAGGCCGGCGAAGATCCCCTGTTCATCGCGCGGCGAATGGTCATTTTCGCCTCCGAGGACGTGGGCAACGCCGATCCCCGGGCCCTGCAGATCGCGGTCGCCGTCCAGCAGGCGGTTCATTTCGTCGGCCTGCCCGAAGGCCGCATCAGCCTCGCCCAGGCGGTCACCTATCTCGCCACCGCCCCCAAGAGCAACGCTTCCTACCTGGGAATCGACGAAGCTCTAAGGGAAGTGCGCAAAAGCGGTGCCTTGCCGGTCCCGCTTCATATCCGCAATGCTCCCACTCGACTGATGAAGGATCTGGGCTACGGAAAGGACTACCGCTACGCCCACGACTACGACGAAGGTTATGTGCCACAGCTCCACCTGCCTGAACGACTGAGGGGCCGGCGCTTCTATCGTCCCACCTCGCACGGTTACGAAAAGATGATCGGCGAGCGTCAGCGCCTCCGGGAAGAGCGGCGCCAGGAAGTGCCCGGCGGCGGCCGTGAACCGGCGGGAGAAGACACGTAA
- a CDS encoding monovalent cation:proton antiporter family protein, with translation MPEFAFLQDLLLLLIMALANAWLFSRLRQSPIIGYLATGMLVGPYGLHLVQGIHQVEAMAEIGVILLLFTIGLEFPFSRILKLKRPMLIGGTTQVAVSALLVYGFSRLMGMSNSAASALAMALALSSTAIVLKLLLERGEMDTAQGKLSLAILLFQDLCVVFFLVFLPLLGGHADGFSWLAIFQAAGLMAGLSLFARFLLEPLLRGVLRVRSPELFRLTLLALVLGTAWITSHAGLSLALGAFLAGLFLAESDYSHQALADILPFRDTFLALFFVSMGMLVDVRILAQNWHLVLGFFLLLSLLKVGAGTAAALLAGNPLRIALLAGLILFQVGEFSFVLLKQALGLGLIATAPYQLALSVIALSMVATPLLMPRAPALAAGIAGFLGRRTTDLEAETKERTANLEGHVIIAGYGLSGRNVGRVLREMQIPYLFIELNSDSVQTGRKAGEFIVYGDATAAAVLEELGIKKARAMVLAINDPAALTRAIRIGRELNPDLYILARTRYIAEMDYLRELGADEIIPDELESSLQLSAYLLQRFGIAEGKIMLHLAQLRREHYSRLRPDGLGEDEARPLSVLEGGHIEFQAVPDNSPCLGRSLAELAFRSRTGAMVMGVIRSERTLYNVPPDLCLERGDTLMLLGNAEEIRRARNLLHGEMT, from the coding sequence ATGCCCGAGTTCGCCTTTCTCCAGGACCTCCTGCTGCTCCTCATCATGGCTCTGGCCAATGCCTGGCTGTTCAGCCGTCTGCGACAGTCGCCGATCATCGGCTATCTGGCCACCGGAATGCTGGTCGGCCCCTACGGCCTGCATCTCGTCCAGGGGATCCACCAAGTCGAGGCCATGGCCGAGATCGGCGTCATCCTCCTTCTCTTTACCATCGGCCTCGAATTCCCCTTTTCACGCATTCTCAAATTAAAGCGGCCGATGCTCATCGGCGGCACGACTCAAGTAGCGGTGAGCGCACTGCTGGTCTATGGCTTCTCCCGGCTGATGGGGATGTCGAACAGCGCCGCCAGTGCGCTTGCCATGGCCCTGGCCCTCTCGTCCACAGCCATCGTCCTCAAACTGCTTCTTGAGCGGGGAGAAATGGACACGGCACAGGGGAAATTGTCCCTGGCCATCCTCCTGTTTCAGGATCTTTGCGTCGTCTTTTTCCTGGTGTTCCTCCCACTTCTGGGCGGTCATGCGGACGGCTTTTCCTGGCTGGCCATTTTTCAGGCGGCTGGACTCATGGCTGGATTGTCACTGTTCGCACGCTTCCTTCTGGAGCCTCTGTTGCGGGGTGTTCTGCGGGTCCGATCTCCCGAGCTCTTTCGTCTCACCCTTCTGGCTCTCGTCCTCGGGACGGCCTGGATCACCTCCCATGCCGGTCTTTCCCTGGCACTGGGGGCCTTTCTTGCCGGGCTGTTTCTCGCCGAGTCGGACTATTCCCACCAGGCCCTTGCCGACATCCTCCCCTTTCGCGACACCTTCCTGGCACTCTTCTTCGTCTCCATGGGGATGCTGGTCGATGTCCGCATCCTGGCCCAGAACTGGCACCTGGTCCTTGGATTCTTTCTCCTTCTTTCTCTGCTGAAGGTCGGAGCCGGCACGGCCGCCGCCCTGCTTGCCGGCAATCCTCTGCGAATCGCCCTTCTGGCCGGTCTGATCCTTTTTCAAGTCGGGGAATTCTCTTTCGTTCTCCTCAAACAGGCACTTGGGCTGGGACTGATCGCTACGGCGCCCTATCAGCTGGCCCTCTCCGTGATCGCCCTTTCGATGGTCGCCACTCCTTTGCTGATGCCGCGGGCTCCTGCGCTGGCCGCCGGCATTGCCGGCTTCCTTGGCCGCCGAACTACGGATCTGGAAGCAGAGACGAAGGAGCGCACGGCGAACCTCGAAGGCCACGTGATCATTGCCGGCTACGGACTTTCGGGGCGCAATGTCGGAAGGGTTCTGCGAGAAATGCAGATCCCCTATCTGTTTATCGAGCTCAACAGCGATTCGGTGCAGACCGGGCGCAAGGCGGGTGAATTTATCGTCTACGGCGATGCCACAGCGGCTGCGGTGCTGGAGGAACTCGGAATCAAAAAGGCCCGGGCAATGGTTCTGGCCATCAACGATCCCGCCGCATTGACCCGGGCTATCCGCATCGGCCGGGAACTCAACCCGGACCTCTACATTCTGGCCCGCACTCGTTATATCGCTGAAATGGACTACTTGCGGGAACTGGGCGCGGATGAAATCATACCGGATGAACTCGAATCAAGCCTGCAACTCTCGGCCTACCTGCTGCAGCGTTTCGGAATCGCCGAGGGGAAAATCATGCTGCACCTGGCGCAATTGCGTCGCGAACATTACAGCCGGCTTCGTCCGGATGGGCTCGGTGAAGATGAAGCTCGACCGCTCTCTGTCCTGGAGGGAGGGCACATCGAATTCCAGGCCGTGCCCGACAACTCTCCCTGCCTGGGACGAAGCCTTGCCGAACTGGCCTTCCGCAGCAGAACCGGAGCCATGGTCATGGGAGTGATCCGCAGCGAGCGGACTCTCTATAACGTACCACCCGATCTCTGCCTGGAGCGGGGGGACACCCTGATGCTGCTCGGCAACGCCGAGGAGATCCGGAGGGCTCGAAACCTTCTGCACGGAGAAATGACCTGA
- a CDS encoding peptidoglycan-binding protein has product MTNPFPVLKVRTSDEKHFAPSGVSGGQIFLKKGAKLMRYILLTTAMTFIGGLFTAGLVLGAGEAQYGSGSQMEKEHKQQQYGAQEGQQQQQRMAGQQIDKKQVQELQKKLNEEGFSAGPVDGIIGPKTRSALQEFQREEGLAASGQPDQETLEALDIEQEEFFGVSPEFGEEKEQQRSEEQMQQQRQLEQQQEEPFQQERQPGSGTMENK; this is encoded by the coding sequence TTGACAAACCCATTCCCGGTGTTAAAAGTAAGGACGAGCGATGAAAAACATTTCGCCCCTTCGGGGGTGTCGGGTGGTCAAATATTCCTTAAGAAAGGAGCAAAACTAATGAGATATATCCTTCTGACAACAGCCATGACCTTTATCGGGGGGCTCTTTACCGCGGGTCTGGTGCTGGGGGCCGGCGAGGCCCAATATGGCAGCGGTTCACAGATGGAAAAAGAGCATAAGCAGCAGCAGTACGGCGCGCAGGAAGGGCAGCAGCAGCAGCAGCGGATGGCGGGCCAGCAAATTGATAAGAAACAGGTTCAGGAACTGCAGAAGAAGCTGAACGAGGAAGGCTTCAGTGCTGGACCGGTGGATGGCATCATTGGTCCCAAGACCCGAAGCGCCCTCCAGGAATTCCAGAGAGAAGAAGGTCTGGCCGCCTCCGGTCAACCCGACCAGGAAACCCTCGAGGCTCTTGACATCGAGCAGGAGGAATTCTTCGGAGTTTCGCCGGAATTCGGCGAAGAGAAAGAGCAGCAACGTTCAGAGGAACAGATGCAACAGCAGCGCCAACTGGAGCAACAGCAGGAGGAACCATTTCAACAAGAGCGTCAGCCGGGTTCCGGAACCATGGAAAACAAATAA
- a CDS encoding PRC-barrel domain-containing protein gives MKRSALISMVVAMTLLASGAVFGMSHEKEEGMGATTGMQQSQVSQQSDLAPMDQLSNFQVQSLQGENLGQVQDVIVDLNEGRIGYVVIGSGELAETQKYIVPWKALQPSMEQNALTLTVDKAQLMSAPEGDIQQALTRQEGQEIHQFYGVAPYWEEGGMEEVHPDPSLQPQQELQQQEIPRQERQQLPK, from the coding sequence ATGAAAAGATCAGCACTGATAAGCATGGTCGTTGCCATGACCCTTCTAGCCTCCGGAGCTGTATTCGGGATGTCCCACGAGAAGGAAGAGGGAATGGGAGCAACCACCGGAATGCAGCAGTCACAAGTCTCTCAGCAGTCGGACCTGGCTCCCATGGATCAGCTCAGCAATTTCCAGGTCCAGAGCCTCCAGGGTGAAAACCTGGGGCAGGTTCAGGACGTCATCGTCGACCTGAATGAGGGTCGGATCGGGTATGTGGTGATCGGTTCCGGGGAACTGGCGGAGACCCAGAAGTACATCGTTCCCTGGAAAGCTCTGCAGCCGTCAATGGAGCAGAACGCACTGACCCTGACGGTGGATAAGGCGCAACTCATGTCCGCTCCGGAGGGGGATATCCAACAGGCCCTGACACGACAGGAAGGCCAGGAAATTCACCAGTTCTATGGTGTGGCCCCCTACTGGGAGGAAGGAGGAATGGAAGAAGTACATCCCGATCCGTCCCTTCAGCCGCAGCAAGAGCTTCAGCAGCAGGAAATTCCGCGACAGGAACGGCAACAGTTGCCGAAGTGA